The Candidatus Mycolicibacterium alkanivorans genome contains a region encoding:
- the nusG gene encoding transcription termination/antitermination protein NusG yields the protein MTTPEGDVPPGEAVVDVIDEETGAATAATSDEAAPELEATPDAESTQAVGEAAEEELDPAAALKAELRSKPGDWFVIHSYAGYENKVKANLETRVQNLDVGDYIFQVEVPTEEVTEIKNGQRKQVNRKVLPGYILVRMELNDESWGAVRNTPGVTGFVGATSRPTALSLDDVVKFLLPQGAAKKPGKAASTSAAASSEATLERPEILVDFEVGESVTVMDGPFATLPASISEVNAEQQKLKVLVSIFGRETPVELTFNQVAKI from the coding sequence GTGACAACCCCCGAAGGCGATGTGCCCCCGGGTGAGGCCGTCGTCGACGTGATCGACGAGGAGACCGGAGCCGCGACGGCGGCGACATCGGACGAGGCCGCACCTGAGTTGGAGGCGACGCCTGACGCTGAGTCGACGCAAGCCGTCGGCGAGGCCGCCGAGGAGGAACTCGATCCGGCCGCAGCGCTCAAGGCTGAGCTGCGCAGCAAGCCGGGCGACTGGTTCGTCATCCACTCCTATGCCGGTTACGAGAACAAGGTGAAGGCCAACCTCGAGACCCGCGTGCAGAACCTCGACGTCGGCGACTACATCTTCCAGGTGGAGGTGCCCACCGAAGAGGTCACCGAGATCAAGAACGGCCAACGCAAGCAGGTCAACCGCAAGGTGCTGCCGGGCTACATCCTGGTCCGCATGGAGCTCAACGACGAGTCGTGGGGCGCGGTGCGCAACACCCCGGGTGTGACCGGATTCGTGGGCGCGACCTCGCGGCCGACGGCGCTGTCGCTGGACGACGTGGTGAAGTTCCTGCTGCCGCAGGGCGCGGCGAAGAAGCCGGGCAAGGCCGCGTCGACGTCTGCGGCCGCTTCGTCGGAGGCGACGCTGGAGCGCCCGGAGATCCTGGTGGACTTCGAGGTGGGCGAGTCGGTCACCGTCATGGACGGGCCGTTCGCGACGCTGCCGGCGTCGATCAGCGAGGTCAACGCCGAGCAGCAGAAGCTCAAGGTGCTGGTGTCCATCTTCGGCCGCGAGACACCCG
- the secE gene encoding preprotein translocase subunit SecE, whose translation MSDERDSADAAGDGDEDTTGGQTVVVSRPQRPTGKRSRQRGATALAEPEEAESSAEELGVEETSKKAKKPKTAKAGPSRDPILFVWNYLKQVVAELRKVIWPNRKQMVSYTTVVLLFLAFMVALIGGVDLGLAKLVLWVFG comes from the coding sequence GTGAGCGACGAGCGCGATAGTGCTGACGCCGCAGGCGACGGCGACGAGGACACCACTGGCGGCCAGACCGTCGTCGTGAGCCGCCCTCAGCGTCCCACCGGCAAGCGATCCCGGCAGCGGGGTGCCACCGCGCTGGCCGAGCCGGAGGAAGCCGAATCGAGTGCCGAGGAACTCGGCGTCGAGGAGACATCCAAGAAGGCCAAGAAGCCGAAGACGGCCAAGGCCGGACCGTCGCGCGACCCGATCCTGTTCGTGTGGAACTACCTCAAGCAGGTGGTCGCCGAACTGCGAAAGGTGATCTGGCCGAACCGCAAGCAGATGGTCAGCTACACCACCGTGGTGCTGCTGTTCCTGGCCTTCATGGTGGCCCTGATCGGCGGGGTCGACCTGGGCCTGGCCAAGCTGGTGCTGTGGGTGTTCGGCTGA